A single window of Candidatus Marinimicrobia bacterium CG08_land_8_20_14_0_20_45_22 DNA harbors:
- a CDS encoding TonB-dependent receptor — protein MTMAIGVLAGTSGKITGIVKDATTEKPLPGVNIIIEGTTIGVASDNDGFYTILNVPVGTYDLKAMMIGYTPVIAKNVAVSIDLTTKQDFSMQSTVLEAGESVIVTAERPLMRKDEFTSRHTVTADEMTEQPVDNFQQIARNQAGTVGSHFRGGRVGEVLVVIDGLPVKDPAGEYSGNMGGFTADVPEAAIQEMEVTLGGFSAEYGNVQSGVLNLALKEGSQKLSGKARYMSTNFGSGLNDLLMENRDEWLGVKYLHKLENAYQLSLNGPLFTNKANFSASAEITDRKEGNFINEKYFNQSYQGKMTYKPTTKTKLAVGGLYSKKDWDEFYLPASMYGPGDEYHKNEYYCAQSTGSDTALHYIYVNDPQKYWSQNGQSTNDTLVLQEGDTTHFTKTYYVGPMQDYLWNYHQQSRNLYLVWTQSLSSNTYYELRWQSYYSNYHYATQDVDDRDSDGDTEEDLIWDNTKDGPHPIYRDQENNYWWTVGDDPGYRDQKSWTNTIKGDFVSQATYNHLIKAGFEFDYSRMSVENISWTLGYGTFREDIWNKKTIDFGLYAQDKIEFQGIIALIGLRFDYFDPNGGGKGVNYPADYNNPYSELDTSSGLPKLINPKKPSPKSQFSPRIAISHPITDRDVIHFSYGHYFQRPDAYYLYRNMYFQALTKVGNYVGNPNIDPEKTVAYEIGVEHLFSDNIKGSITGYYKDVTNLMNWYKYIGENLQGIEINVYGNADYGNMKGLEFALTKRIGKYWGGSLDYTFSVAKGRSSTSGTGAGAFSSERRLNYLNFDQTHTVNTNLTLCTPSSPILGLHFGSYKPFTNLRANFQIKYGSGLPYSSYGTGKVNDKRLPATFNTDLRLSKQIAVAGAEMNFFLDVFNLFNRLNVDWIGSSMYYDQTDDPTIVLDETLVGGGLVYNPQAYSDRRQYRFGIEVQF, from the coding sequence TTGACCATGGCAATAGGTGTTTTAGCTGGTACAAGTGGAAAAATCACTGGTATAGTTAAAGATGCCACAACGGAGAAACCACTGCCCGGTGTTAATATCATTATTGAAGGTACGACGATAGGTGTCGCCAGCGACAATGACGGCTTTTATACGATATTGAATGTTCCGGTGGGCACGTATGATTTGAAGGCCATGATGATCGGCTATACTCCCGTCATAGCCAAGAATGTCGCAGTATCAATTGATCTGACAACAAAACAAGATTTTTCCATGCAATCTACTGTTTTAGAAGCTGGAGAAAGTGTGATCGTTACTGCAGAACGACCATTGATGCGAAAAGATGAGTTTACTTCCCGGCATACGGTAACCGCGGATGAAATGACCGAACAACCAGTCGATAATTTTCAGCAGATTGCAAGAAATCAGGCTGGTACGGTCGGAAGCCATTTTCGTGGCGGACGTGTTGGCGAAGTATTGGTTGTGATTGACGGGTTGCCGGTCAAGGATCCCGCGGGAGAATATTCCGGCAATATGGGCGGATTCACAGCAGACGTTCCCGAAGCCGCTATTCAGGAAATGGAAGTCACATTGGGTGGATTTAGCGCCGAGTATGGCAATGTTCAATCAGGTGTATTGAATCTAGCTTTGAAGGAAGGTAGCCAGAAATTATCCGGAAAAGCGCGCTATATGTCAACAAATTTCGGATCTGGGCTGAATGACCTATTGATGGAAAATCGCGACGAGTGGTTAGGTGTCAAATATCTGCACAAACTGGAAAATGCTTATCAGCTCAGTTTAAATGGGCCCCTCTTTACGAATAAAGCCAATTTTTCGGCTTCGGCTGAAATTACCGATCGAAAAGAGGGCAATTTCATCAACGAAAAATATTTCAACCAGTCTTATCAGGGTAAAATGACTTATAAACCGACCACAAAAACCAAATTGGCTGTTGGGGGATTGTATTCAAAGAAGGACTGGGATGAGTTTTATTTACCGGCATCTATGTACGGTCCGGGCGACGAATATCATAAGAACGAATACTACTGTGCCCAAAGTACCGGTAGTGACACAGCCTTGCACTACATTTATGTCAATGATCCGCAGAAGTATTGGTCGCAGAATGGACAATCAACAAATGATACTCTGGTATTGCAGGAAGGCGATACGACTCATTTTACTAAAACGTACTATGTCGGACCGATGCAGGACTACCTCTGGAATTATCATCAGCAGAGTCGCAACCTTTATTTAGTCTGGACACAGTCGCTCAGCTCTAACACTTACTATGAATTACGCTGGCAATCCTACTATTCTAATTATCATTATGCCACACAGGATGTAGATGACCGTGACAGCGACGGTGATACCGAGGAGGATTTGATTTGGGATAACACAAAAGACGGCCCGCATCCGATTTATCGCGATCAGGAGAATAATTACTGGTGGACAGTCGGCGATGATCCGGGCTACCGCGATCAGAAATCGTGGACGAATACGATTAAAGGCGACTTCGTCAGTCAGGCTACCTACAATCATTTAATCAAGGCTGGATTCGAATTTGATTATAGTCGGATGTCAGTTGAAAATATCAGCTGGACACTAGGCTACGGCACCTTCCGGGAAGACATCTGGAATAAAAAAACGATTGACTTCGGGCTTTACGCTCAGGATAAAATAGAGTTTCAGGGAATTATCGCGCTCATTGGCTTGCGTTTCGATTATTTCGATCCGAACGGCGGTGGCAAAGGTGTGAATTATCCGGCTGATTATAACAATCCTTATTCCGAACTGGATACCAGCAGCGGATTGCCAAAATTAATCAATCCGAAAAAGCCAAGCCCCAAATCGCAGTTCAGTCCACGCATAGCGATCTCACATCCGATTACCGACCGCGATGTTATCCATTTTTCCTATGGCCATTATTTTCAGCGCCCGGACGCCTATTATCTCTATCGCAACATGTACTTCCAGGCGTTGACCAAAGTTGGTAATTATGTGGGCAATCCCAACATTGATCCCGAAAAGACAGTAGCCTATGAAATAGGCGTCGAACACCTTTTTAGTGATAACATTAAGGGATCAATTACCGGTTATTATAAAGATGTGACCAACTTAATGAACTGGTATAAATATATCGGAGAAAACCTTCAAGGGATTGAAATTAATGTTTATGGCAATGCAGATTACGGCAATATGAAAGGTTTGGAATTTGCATTGACGAAAAGAATCGGGAAATACTGGGGCGGCTCGCTGGATTATACTTTTTCTGTGGCTAAGGGACGCAGCTCAACCTCAGGTACTGGAGCGGGTGCTTTTAGTTCTGAGCGTCGTCTTAATTATTTAAATTTCGATCAAACCCATACGGTTAATACCAATTTGACTTTATGTACACCAAGCAGTCCGATTTTAGGCCTGCATTTTGGTAGTTACAAGCCTTTCACCAACTTGCGTGCCAATTTCCAAATTAAATATGGCAGTGGTTTGCCTTATTCATCGTATGGTACCGGAAAGGTTAACGACAAGCGTCTGCCAGCAACATTCAATACCGATTTAAGGTTGAGTAAACAAATTGCAGTGGCGGGAGCCGAAATGAATTTTTTTCTGGATGTGTTTAATCTGTTCAACCGCTTGAATGTGGATTGGATTGGTAGTTCCATGTATTATGACCAGACCGACGATCCTACGATTGTTCTTGATGAAACACTGGTCGGCGGTGGCTTGGTTTACAATCCACAGGCTTACAGTGATCGGCGGCAATACCGCTTTGGCATCGAAGTGCAATTCTAA
- a CDS encoding ABC transporter ATP-binding protein has product MIEIKNLNFAYRKKSHLFDDLNLSVAPGSICGLLGKNGAGKTTLLKILTGLLFPKSGSVSISGQNPSDRLPETLKEIYMVPEEFFLPTLTVREYARLYAPFYPRFNNDRLMAHLPNFELPENDKLSSLSYGQKKKFLIAFGLATDSHLLLLDEPTNGLDIPSKSQFRKILASSLTDDRTFIISTHQVRDMGNLIDPIIILDNGKIIFHESVESVNRKLSVRILPEIPENETVLYSEKMLDRFVIVSPNSDGEETKMDIELLFNTVILNREKIESLFTKESNHEA; this is encoded by the coding sequence ATGATAGAAATCAAGAATCTGAACTTCGCTTACCGGAAAAAGAGCCACCTGTTCGACGATCTGAATCTGAGCGTCGCGCCGGGAAGTATCTGCGGATTGTTGGGAAAGAACGGCGCGGGAAAAACCACGCTGTTAAAAATTCTCACCGGCTTGCTGTTTCCCAAAAGTGGCTCCGTTTCGATCTCTGGTCAAAATCCATCTGATCGACTTCCAGAGACTTTAAAGGAAATTTACATGGTTCCGGAGGAATTTTTTCTACCAACACTGACCGTTCGGGAATATGCGCGGCTCTACGCACCATTCTACCCGCGCTTCAACAACGATCGGCTCATGGCACATTTACCCAACTTTGAGTTGCCAGAGAACGACAAACTTTCGTCATTATCTTACGGTCAGAAGAAAAAATTTCTGATCGCTTTCGGATTGGCAACGGATAGTCATTTGCTCTTGCTGGATGAACCGACAAACGGTCTGGATATTCCGTCGAAAAGTCAATTCCGAAAAATCCTCGCCTCTTCACTGACGGACGATCGTACGTTTATCATCTCCACGCATCAGGTTCGAGATATGGGAAATCTCATCGACCCAATCATCATCCTCGACAATGGAAAAATCATTTTCCACGAATCCGTCGAATCCGTCAACCGAAAACTTTCCGTGCGCATTCTACCGGAAATTCCCGAAAACGAAACGGTGCTTTATTCGGAAAAAATGCTCGACAGATTCGTTATCGTTTCGCCGAATTCCGACGGCGAAGAGACCAAGATGGATATCGAACTGTTATTCAACACCGTCATCCTGAACCGAGAAAAAATAGAATCGCTTTTTACGAAGGAGTCTAACCATGAAGCCTAA
- a CDS encoding GntR family transcriptional regulator: MEFQKDKAIYLQIADYICENILSKKWVENDRIPSVRELAIELEVNPNTVMRTVTFLQEKGIIFNQRGIGYFVAANSYENTLNLKKSDFIQSDLPRIFKTMRLLGLSLDDIKPYAVQLENKLERTS; encoded by the coding sequence ATGGAATTCCAAAAAGACAAGGCGATTTATCTTCAGATCGCGGACTACATTTGCGAGAATATTCTCTCAAAAAAATGGGTGGAAAACGACAGAATTCCATCTGTGCGTGAACTTGCGATCGAATTGGAAGTTAATCCCAATACCGTCATGCGAACCGTGACTTTTCTTCAGGAAAAAGGCATCATTTTCAATCAGCGCGGCATCGGCTATTTTGTCGCCGCCAACAGTTACGAAAATACTCTCAACCTGAAAAAATCGGATTTCATCCAATCCGACCTGCCGAGAATCTTCAAAACGATGCGTTTGTTGGGACTCAGTTTAGACGACATCAAACCATACGCAGTTCAACTTGAAAATAAATTAGAGAGGACGTCATGA
- the rdgB gene encoding non-canonical purine NTP pyrophosphatase, RdgB/HAM1 family encodes MNILIASNNQHKIKEIRQIFTLPNVVLLTLDEFPNTPIPVENGNTLYENAFKKASMLSKFTGLPTLADDTGLEVNALGGQPGVRSARYAGENATYDENIDRLLAEIDKIESPDRRARFRCIALFYHPDMTLSEEGYIDGMILSRRHGIGGFGYDPVFYAPSTGKTFAEMTEEEKNNLSHRGMAFRNLHNSLKDKIHQLTQKY; translated from the coding sequence TTGAATATATTAATTGCATCAAATAATCAGCACAAGATAAAGGAGATTCGGCAGATATTTACACTACCAAATGTGGTGTTGCTGACTTTAGATGAGTTTCCGAACACCCCAATCCCCGTAGAAAACGGGAACACCCTTTATGAAAACGCATTTAAAAAAGCGTCTATGTTATCAAAATTTACAGGGTTGCCAACGCTTGCGGACGATACGGGACTTGAAGTCAATGCGTTAGGCGGTCAGCCGGGTGTTCGTTCTGCTCGATATGCCGGCGAAAACGCGACTTATGACGAGAACATCGACAGATTGCTAGCCGAAATCGACAAAATTGAGAGTCCTGACCGAAGGGCGCGATTTCGGTGCATCGCGCTGTTCTATCATCCGGATATGACGCTTTCTGAAGAAGGGTACATTGATGGTATGATTTTATCGCGTCGTCACGGGATTGGCGGATTTGGCTATGATCCAGTTTTTTACGCTCCATCGACCGGGAAGACTTTCGCGGAGATGACTGAGGAAGAGAAAAACAATCTGAGTCATCGTGGGATGGCATTTCGGAATCTCCACAATTCTCTCAAGGATAAAATTCATCAATTAACCCAAAAATATTGA
- a CDS encoding glutamine cyclotransferase produces the protein MKKFYPIFFTSLLLLANCSTHSFNFDGEKAYRYLQQQCDLGVRNPGSAGHSAAKEFITKTVSPLADTVVSQQFESYIDSEKITLKLTNIIAGFSTQKGNPLLIGAHWDTRPRAEHDPNPLNRNLPILGANDGASGVAVLIHLAELLKQNPPPRAIYLVFFDGEDYGFPGALDYYCLGSEYFAKNLPIPKPTEAIVIDMIGDADLSIPVERNSYRSHPKLIKKLGDIARARGFNQFEQRLGDEIFDDHIMLIQHAGIPSVDLIDFEYPNRSTNYWHTTHDTPDKCSPKSLQVVGQVLYDYIYEKNEK, from the coding sequence ATGAAAAAGTTTTATCCCATATTTTTTACCAGCCTGCTTTTGCTCGCCAATTGTTCGACCCATTCATTCAACTTCGATGGAGAAAAAGCATATCGCTATCTTCAACAACAATGCGATCTGGGCGTGCGGAACCCTGGTTCGGCTGGACACAGCGCCGCAAAAGAATTCATCACAAAAACCGTCTCGCCGCTCGCTGATACAGTTGTGTCTCAACAGTTCGAATCTTACATCGATTCTGAAAAAATCACCTTAAAACTCACCAATATCATTGCAGGATTTTCGACCCAAAAAGGAAATCCGCTCCTCATTGGCGCGCACTGGGACACTCGACCGCGCGCAGAACACGATCCTAACCCCTTAAACCGCAATTTACCGATTTTGGGCGCAAACGACGGCGCCAGCGGCGTGGCTGTTTTAATACATCTGGCTGAACTTCTCAAACAAAACCCGCCGCCACGAGCTATTTATTTGGTTTTCTTCGATGGAGAAGATTACGGATTTCCCGGAGCACTCGATTATTACTGTCTCGGTTCTGAATATTTCGCAAAAAATCTACCGATTCCTAAGCCAACTGAAGCGATCGTCATCGATATGATTGGCGACGCCGACCTATCGATTCCCGTCGAGCGTAATTCTTATCGCAGTCATCCGAAACTCATCAAAAAACTCGGAGACATCGCCCGCGCCCGCGGATTCAATCAATTCGAGCAACGTTTGGGCGACGAGATTTTCGACGACCATATCATGCTAATCCAACACGCCGGTATTCCATCGGTGGATTTGATCGACTTTGAATATCCGAACAGATCGACCAATTACTGGCACACTACGCACGACACACCGGACAAATGCAGTCCGAAGAGTCTTCAAGTAGTCGGTCAGGTGCTTTACGACTACATTTACGAAAAAAATGAAAAATAA
- a CDS encoding methyltransferase, protein MTSHLVKLLFKPIQRLLVKFHLPISPSLAYWKGSRCIDVCEEMDYIRLATLDLIASEIRVKIPSNGAVAELGVYRGDFAKMINEAFPDRLFYLFDTFEGFDEKNVHIDRTNNYSSASQDFSNTSVEFVLKKMPHPEMCIIRKGFFPNTATNLDERFVFVSIDADLFEPIYNGLTWFYPRLCKGGYIFVHDYANDSYKGAGEAVRKFCAAFQLAFVPIPDLCGTAIIGK, encoded by the coding sequence GTGACTTCTCATCTCGTTAAATTGCTCTTTAAACCCATTCAACGGCTGTTAGTCAAATTCCATCTGCCGATTTCACCTTCCTTAGCCTATTGGAAAGGCAGTCGATGCATTGATGTCTGCGAAGAAATGGATTATATCCGCCTTGCAACGCTCGATCTAATTGCGTCCGAGATACGCGTTAAAATTCCATCCAATGGAGCTGTTGCTGAACTTGGCGTTTACCGTGGCGATTTCGCTAAAATGATTAACGAGGCGTTTCCCGACCGATTGTTCTATCTATTCGATACCTTTGAAGGATTCGACGAGAAAAACGTCCACATAGACCGCACGAACAATTATTCATCCGCTTCACAGGATTTTTCTAACACTTCCGTCGAATTTGTCCTGAAAAAGATGCCGCATCCGGAGATGTGCATCATTCGCAAAGGATTCTTCCCTAATACTGCAACAAACTTGGATGAGCGGTTCGTGTTTGTCAGTATCGACGCCGATCTCTTCGAACCGATTTACAATGGACTCACATGGTTCTACCCGCGTCTTTGCAAAGGCGGCTACATTTTCGTCCACGATTATGCCAACGATTCTTACAAAGGCGCCGGTGAAGCGGTGCGGAAGTTTTGCGCCGCATTTCAACTCGCTTTCGTTCCGATACCCGATCTCTGCGGCACGGCAATTATCGGGAAGTGA
- a CDS encoding glycosyl transferase, translating to MDDPGKVSIIIPTYNRAEVLERALMSVFSQTYENFEIIVIDDGSTDNTNAVISKHADKIRYFSKFHAGVSAARNLGLEKSIGTWVCFLDSDDYWLPEKLEMQMAYTAKNPGMMIVQTDEKWIRNGIFVNPMKKHQKHGGWIFKQCLPLCIVSPSAVMVHQKVFNDVGVFDESFPVCEDYDLWLRISLKYPIGLISEKLIVKTGGHADQLSRKYWGMDRYRVRALEKILLVELTVEQKWLVLHEIVRKLTVLAKGREKRTESQNIYSNKLLKYEKILHDFIADQQS from the coding sequence ATGGACGATCCGGGTAAAGTATCTATTATCATCCCGACTTACAACCGGGCAGAAGTTCTCGAGCGCGCGCTAATGTCGGTTTTCTCGCAGACATACGAGAATTTCGAAATCATCGTCATCGACGACGGCTCAACGGACAACACCAATGCCGTTATCTCCAAACACGCCGACAAAATCCGATACTTTTCTAAATTTCATGCAGGCGTTTCTGCGGCGCGAAATCTTGGACTGGAAAAATCTATCGGCACGTGGGTCTGCTTTTTAGATTCAGACGATTACTGGTTGCCGGAAAAGCTGGAAATGCAGATGGCTTACACCGCAAAAAACCCCGGCATGATGATCGTCCAAACCGATGAGAAATGGATCCGAAACGGCATCTTTGTCAATCCCATGAAAAAGCATCAGAAACACGGTGGCTGGATTTTCAAACAGTGCTTACCGCTCTGTATCGTCAGTCCGTCCGCCGTGATGGTTCACCAGAAAGTCTTCAACGATGTTGGCGTCTTCGACGAGAGTTTTCCAGTCTGCGAAGATTACGATCTGTGGCTGAGAATTTCCCTGAAATATCCCATCGGCTTAATTTCGGAAAAACTGATCGTCAAAACCGGTGGACACGCGGATCAGTTGTCCCGCAAGTACTGGGGAATGGATAGGTATCGCGTCCGCGCTCTGGAGAAAATTCTATTGGTAGAACTGACGGTGGAACAAAAATGGCTCGTCTTACATGAAATTGTCAGAAAACTTACCGTGCTTGCTAAGGGACGCGAAAAACGCACCGAATCACAAAACATTTACAGCAACAAACTCCTCAAATACGAGAAAATTCTACATGATTTCATTGCCGATCAGCAATCTTAA
- a CDS encoding DNA photolyase, giving the protein MSIIRKIFVSASAQNDALTRQTLKDFPNIIPEILEDRDDLSNRNDLPDSKQVLFLTRSKGDVVKDCPGTSKDYLCCQYRVINQTQNCPLNCTYCILRFYLNFPATLIFTNVEDILPEAATKIQRYPKRLFRIGTGELGDSLALSGSRYFAERAVKFFANMPNVLFELKSKTTYINSIMPLNHGGKTILSWSLNPQEIIRKEESAAANLSERLSAAKRAQDAGFLIGFHLDPIINLPDGNRLYSELCEAIYDAVDPAGIAWISLGSLRFPPSMKDAMIERYPKSALPYGDMIRGIDGKLRYVRPLRVSMYRPIYQSLISIPNPPFIYFCMESSIVWMETTGFTPENNSHLDYLFAESLHRRFPDRYPMKPEREEYNQECIF; this is encoded by the coding sequence TTGAGTATCATTCGGAAAATATTCGTTTCTGCTTCCGCACAAAATGACGCGTTAACGCGCCAAACGCTGAAAGACTTTCCAAATATTATACCAGAAATTTTAGAAGACCGCGACGACCTGTCCAATCGGAATGATTTGCCGGACTCCAAACAGGTTCTATTTCTCACGCGCTCCAAAGGCGACGTCGTCAAGGATTGCCCCGGAACGTCGAAGGATTATCTGTGCTGTCAGTATCGCGTCATTAATCAGACGCAGAACTGTCCATTGAACTGTACCTACTGTATTCTCCGGTTCTATTTGAACTTTCCGGCAACGTTAATCTTCACGAACGTTGAAGACATCCTGCCGGAAGCGGCAACTAAAATTCAACGCTACCCAAAGCGCCTGTTCCGAATTGGAACCGGAGAACTTGGCGATAGTTTGGCGCTCAGCGGATCGCGCTATTTCGCCGAACGCGCCGTAAAATTCTTTGCTAATATGCCGAATGTCCTATTCGAACTTAAATCCAAGACGACGTATATTAACTCAATTATGCCGCTCAATCATGGCGGGAAAACCATTCTATCGTGGTCTCTCAATCCCCAGGAAATTATTCGGAAAGAGGAGTCGGCGGCGGCGAATCTCTCCGAACGGCTTTCGGCGGCAAAGCGCGCGCAGGATGCCGGTTTTCTCATTGGATTTCACTTAGACCCAATCATCAATTTGCCTGATGGCAACCGCCTCTATTCGGAGCTCTGTGAGGCGATTTACGATGCTGTCGATCCGGCAGGAATCGCATGGATCAGTCTCGGCTCGCTAAGATTTCCGCCATCGATGAAAGATGCGATGATAGAGCGCTATCCGAAATCCGCTCTTCCTTACGGCGATATGATTCGCGGAATCGATGGGAAACTGCGGTACGTCCGCCCGTTGCGCGTTTCGATGTATCGACCGATCTATCAGAGCCTAATAAGCATCCCGAATCCGCCATTCATCTATTTTTGCATGGAAAGTTCAATCGTTTGGATGGAAACGACCGGCTTCACGCCCGAAAACAACAGCCATCTGGACTATCTTTTTGCTGAAAGTCTGCACCGCCGCTTTCCCGACCGTTATCCAATGAAGCCGGAGCGGGAAGAATATAACCAAGAGTGTATATTTTGA
- a CDS encoding histidine kinase → MVFRLLLSVVLLASVGFAAKPCRVTFVVESSGLSGSASVFITGNQKLLGNWNPAKVRLQLLGNHRFGKTFTFPSGTFVKYKFMKGGWGQEAADENGGAFQNFLIDVRRDTTLVHPIRYWLDGKDRPVSGQITGRVEYFRSVAGKGINLRNIVVWLPPDYESDSTRRYAVLYMHDGQNIIDPRTSSFGVDWQADEIADSLIRSGKIAPFIFVGIYNTADRTAEYSPTRKGSAYSDFIIRTVKPMIDKKYRTLPDREHPTVAGSSMGGLISFMLVWEHPEVFSQAICMSPAFKIDQIDYVKNVQKYSGKKKPIRIYIDNGGVGLETRLQPGIDDMLTALSEKGYIQDRDYFWVKDLTAEHNESAWAKRLPNALIRVFAQ, encoded by the coding sequence ATGGTTTTTCGATTACTTTTATCGGTCGTTTTGCTGGCATCGGTTGGCTTCGCGGCGAAACCGTGTCGGGTGACATTTGTAGTCGAATCGTCGGGATTAAGCGGTTCCGCGTCAGTCTTTATCACCGGCAATCAAAAATTGCTCGGTAACTGGAATCCGGCGAAAGTACGTCTTCAGCTGCTCGGCAATCATCGTTTTGGCAAAACGTTTACGTTTCCGTCTGGAACATTCGTCAAGTATAAATTCATGAAAGGCGGTTGGGGTCAAGAAGCGGCTGATGAAAACGGCGGCGCATTTCAGAATTTTCTAATTGATGTTCGTCGGGATACAACGCTTGTCCATCCGATTCGGTACTGGTTGGATGGAAAAGATCGTCCGGTGAGCGGTCAGATTACCGGTCGCGTCGAATATTTCCGAAGCGTCGCCGGAAAAGGCATCAATCTGCGTAACATCGTCGTCTGGCTACCGCCGGATTATGAAAGCGACTCAACCCGGCGTTATGCCGTTCTCTACATGCACGACGGGCAAAATATTATCGATCCGCGCACATCTTCGTTTGGCGTCGATTGGCAGGCGGACGAAATAGCTGACAGTCTGATCCGCTCCGGTAAAATCGCGCCGTTTATCTTCGTCGGAATTTATAACACGGCTGACCGGACGGCGGAGTACTCACCGACGCGGAAAGGCTCGGCGTACAGCGATTTTATCATTCGCACCGTCAAGCCGATGATCGACAAAAAGTACCGGACATTGCCGGATCGCGAGCATCCCACAGTCGCCGGTTCATCGATGGGCGGACTCATTTCGTTCATGCTGGTTTGGGAGCATCCGGAAGTGTTTAGCCAAGCGATCTGCATGTCGCCTGCATTTAAGATCGACCAAATTGATTACGTGAAAAACGTTCAAAAATATTCCGGCAAGAAGAAACCGATCCGGATTTATATCGACAACGGCGGCGTTGGGTTGGAAACGCGCCTTCAGCCGGGAATTGACGACATGCTGACGGCGTTGAGTGAAAAAGGATATATCCAAGACCGTGATTATTTTTGGGTGAAAGATTTAACAGCCGAACACAACGAATCGGCGTGGGCAAAACGTTTGCCGAATGCGCTGATTCGGGTGTTCGCGCAGTAA
- a CDS encoding biotin transporter BioY gives MKKRLIFTVVVLSAGIIFAGIKPDGELTWDFIRQVQKSVGADPSVRVWTNAVTNSNVKQMTLNREIVNGHNETFSLRIKTEGITDQKSSGRCWMFAGFNILRPAVIKKYNLAKFEFSENYLMFWDKFEKANAFLEMIIETAKRDIDDREVQALLTDPVPDGGWWNYYATLMEKYGSVPKEIMPETMNSEKTDYLNKTLNRLAVRVAVDLRSMSAQGKKIEELRRYKNDALNQFYRLLVVHLGNPPEQFVWRVKDKNEKLIEMTCTPQSFYQEAVAVDLKSYFTLCDYPAKPINKHYSINFCRNMYDQPDMDFVNVPVERMKDLAFTMIQDSLPVYFAADVSWNMDKDHGIMAENLFDYESVFNINLKIGKKERFQYRLSTPNHAMAFIGADMQNGKPNKWLVENSWGKDAGSGGLWAMYDKWFNEYVFVVIIPEKYLPEDLKTILKTKPEAIPAWDTMRSAFSK, from the coding sequence ATGAAAAAACGATTGATTTTTACGGTAGTTGTATTGAGCGCCGGAATCATTTTTGCCGGGATAAAACCGGATGGTGAATTGACGTGGGATTTCATCCGTCAGGTGCAGAAAAGCGTCGGCGCCGACCCGTCAGTTCGCGTCTGGACAAATGCGGTGACCAATTCGAACGTCAAGCAAATGACGCTCAACCGGGAAATCGTCAACGGTCACAACGAAACATTCAGCCTGCGAATCAAGACGGAAGGCATCACCGATCAGAAAAGTAGCGGCAGATGCTGGATGTTCGCCGGATTTAACATTCTGCGCCCCGCAGTCATTAAAAAATATAATCTCGCTAAGTTTGAGTTTTCGGAAAACTATCTGATGTTCTGGGACAAATTCGAGAAAGCAAACGCTTTTCTTGAAATGATAATCGAAACAGCCAAACGCGACATTGACGATCGCGAGGTTCAGGCGCTTCTGACCGATCCCGTTCCGGATGGCGGCTGGTGGAATTATTACGCTACATTGATGGAAAAATACGGTTCGGTTCCAAAGGAAATCATGCCCGAAACGATGAACAGCGAGAAGACCGATTATCTTAACAAAACTCTCAATCGCTTGGCCGTTCGCGTGGCAGTGGATTTGCGTTCAATGAGCGCTCAAGGAAAGAAGATCGAAGAACTCCGGAGATATAAAAACGATGCGCTGAATCAGTTTTATCGCCTGCTGGTTGTGCATCTCGGAAATCCGCCGGAGCAATTTGTCTGGCGCGTGAAAGATAAGAATGAAAAGCTGATCGAAATGACCTGCACGCCGCAGAGTTTTTATCAGGAAGCAGTCGCGGTCGATCTGAAATCATACTTCACGCTTTGCGATTATCCGGCAAAGCCCATTAATAAACATTATTCAATCAATTTCTGCCGGAATATGTACGATCAGCCCGATATGGATTTTGTAAACGTTCCCGTCGAGCGAATGAAAGATTTGGCATTTACCATGATTCAGGACAGCCTGCCGGTTTATTTTGCGGCGGACGTCAGTTGGAACATGGACAAAGATCACGGAATCATGGCGGAGAATCTGTTTGACTACGAATCGGTGTTTAATATCAATTTAAAAATCGGCAAAAAAGAGCGGTTTCAATATCGCCTTTCCACGCCGAATCATGCGATGGCGTTCATCGGCGCCGATATGCAAAATGGTAAACCAAACAAATGGTTAGTCGAAAATTCTTGGGGCAAGGATGCCGGAAGTGGCGGACTCTGGGCAATGTATGACAAATGGTTCAATGAGTACGTTTTCGTTGTCATCATTCCAGAGAAATATTTGCCGGAAGACCTAAAGACGATCCTGAAGACGAAACCGGAGGCGATTCCGGCATGGGATACAATGCGTTCGGCATTTTCAAAGTAA